A segment of the Ipomoea triloba cultivar NCNSP0323 chromosome 1, ASM357664v1 genome:
AAGCCAAGATTCCCGTATAGACCGGCGCGCCGAGAAGATAGGTTTTGCAGAAAAGATGGGGTCTCTGTAGATTTCACTCCCTTAAAGTGTGTGCCAACAgatataatgtaatattttatcaGTCTTGTCAAAGGAGTTGTCTGTTTATGACACTCCCCTACCATAAATAAGAGGGCTAATGTTCACTAGGAACACACCCGAAAATAGATAGCAAAAATTTGTAAGCtgttctctttctctctctgaaGACTCTCAAGTGTATTCCCTCCTAGCTCAAGGTATGTCGGGGTAATCCCCTAAGATCCGAAGTTCCGATGGCCAGTCCAACTGGAGGACTTCGATAGTGTGTTTGTTTAATTATCGTGAAATAAATAACTGTTGGGATATCTCTGCTAGCGTGTTTCATTCCTGCCTTAAATTTCCTTACTGATTCTATAAGCcctgaaattttatattttatcagtCTTGTCAAAGGAGTTGTCTGTTTATGACACTCCCCTACCATAAATAAGAGGGCTGATGTTCACTAGGAACACACCCGAAAATAGATAGCAAAAATCTGTAAgctgttctctctctctctctgaagaCTCTCAAGTGTATTCCCTCCTAGCTCAAGGTATGTCGGGGTAATCCCCTAAGATCCGAAGTTCCGATGGCCAGTCCAACTGGAGGACTTCGATAGTGTGTTTGTTTAATTATCGTGAAATAAATAACTGTTGGGATATCTCTGCTAGCGTGTTTCATTCCTGCCTTAAATTTCCTTACTGATTCTATAAGCCCTGAAATTTTNNNNNNNNNNNNNNNNNNNNNNNNNNNNNNNNNNNNNNNNNNNNNNNNNNNNNNNNNNNNNNNNNNNNNNNNNNNNNNNNNNNNNNNNNNNNNNNNNNNNNNNNNNNNNNNNNNNNNNNNNNNNNNNNNNNNNNNNNNNNNNNNNNNNNNNNNNNNNNNNNNNNNNNNNNNNNNNNNNNNNNNNNNNNNNNNNNNNNNNNNNNNNNNNNNNNNNNNNNNNNNNNNNNNNNNNNNNNNNNNNNNNNNNNNNNNNNNNNNNNNNNNNNNNNNNNNNNNNNNNNNNNNNNNNNNNNNNNNNNNNNNNNNNNNNNNNNNNNNNNNNNNNNNNNNNNNNNNNNNNNNNNNNNNNNNNNNNNNNNNNNNNNNNNNNNNNNNNNNNNNNNNNNNNNNNNNNNNNNNNNNNNNNNNNNNNNNNNNNNNNNNNNNNNNNNNNNNNNNNNNNNNNNNNNNNNNNNNNNNNNNNNNNNNNNNNNNNNNNNNNNNNNNNNNNNNNNNNNNNNNNNNNNNNNNNNNNNNNNNNNNNNNNNNNNNNNNNNNNNNNNNNNNNNNNNNNNNNNNNNNNNNNNNNNNNNNNNNNNNNNNNNNNNNNNNNNNNNNNNNNNNNNNNNNNNNNNNNNNNNNNNNNNNNNNNNNNNNNNNNNNNNNNNNNNNNNNNNNNNNNNNNNNNNNNNNNNNNNNNNNNNNNNNNNNNNNNNNNNNNNNNNNNNNNNNNNNNNNNNNNNNNNNNNNNNNNNNNNNNNNNNNNNNNNNNNNNNNNNNNNNNNNNNNNNNNNNNNNNNNNNNNNNNNNNNNNNNNNNNNNNNNNNNNNNNNNNNNNNNNNNNNNNNNNTCTCTCTCTGAAGACTCTCAAGTGTATTCCCTCCTAGCTCAAGGTATGTCGGGGTAATCCCCTAAGATCCGAAGTTCCGATGGCCAGTCCAACTGGAGGACTTCGATAGTGTGTTTGTTTAATTATCGTGAAATAAATAACTGTTGGGATATCTCTGCTAGCGTGTTTCATTCCTGCCTTAAATTTCCTTACTGATTCTATAAGCCCTGAAATTTTCATGTTTATCActgtttttatattcatatttgtaCGAAAACTAGTGATTTAGGCcataaacaatataaataaaaactcCAATGTGGAAAATAAGGCCGTTAGCCGttatgttgattaagggatttaggCCGATAATAGTACACTGTGTGGAGGAAATGTTTTGTTGTGCCTAATAAACTGGTAGAagtataaaatatgaaattgacAAGGGAACTGAAAACGTGGTAAGGGAAATtggggttttagggtttagggtttagggtgacATGTGTCAGCATGAGGTTATCCCGGCGGGTGTAAGGAAACCTCATGCTGACATGTgtcaccctaaaccctaaaatcctAATTTCCCTTACCACGTTTTCAGTTCCCTTGTCAATTTCATGTTCTCTACTTCTACCAGTTTATTAAGCACAACAAAACATTTCCTCCACACAATGTACTATTATCGGCCTAAACGCCTTAATCAACATAATGGTGAACGGCCTTATTTTTCACATTGgtgtttttgtttatattgtttatggcctaaatcactagttttcttacaaatatgaatataaaaacagTGATAAACATGAAAATTTCAGGGCTTATATAATCAGTAAGGAAATTTAAGGTAGGAATGAAACACGCTAGCAGAGATATCCCAGTAGTTATTTATTTCATAACGATAATTAACAAACACACTATCGAAGTCCTCCAGATGGACTGGCCATCGGAACTTCGGACCTTAGGGGATTACCCCGACAGACCTTGGCTAGGAGAGAATACACTTGAGATtcttcagagagagagagaacaacTTACAGATTTTTGCTATCTATTTTCGGGTGTGTTCCTAGTGAACATCAGccctcttatttatagtatAGTAGGGGAGTGTCATAAACGGACAACTCCTTTGACAAGactgataaaataaaatattacattatatcTGTTGGCACACACTTTAAGGGAGTGGGATCTGTAGAGATCCCATCTTTTCTGTAAAGCCTATCTTCTCGGCGCGCCGGTCTATGCGGGAATCTTGGCTTTCTCCTCGTGGCTCCGCAGGAGTCTTCAGAATTCACGTTTCCATATTGTTTTCTTGTCGCTTGCTCCTCCTTGAAGATAAGCATCTTCCACACCGTCGTCGTTTTTATTCCAAAGGACGCAGTAAATTTCAACACTATCGACCATCCCCCTTCCTTCTTCTATTATGGAAATTGCTTTATCATGCCACTTGTTGATCATTCTGGCCATAAGATAGTTTTCTTTATGATCTTCTTTACAAAGATAGAGAACTTCTCCTGAATCATGCCAAATTAtgctttctttttcaaaaatgaAGCAATTCATTAGATCTACTTGTAATGTATGGATCACTGTTAGTGCATCCCCAACTTCACAATACCTAGCCCTCTCCGTATGGGGCTCACAGGTTTGATACTGGTTCTGGATGGTTCAACCATTGCTGGTTTATCCTGGACCTCTTGGATGTTACGCCATATACATGTACGATTTATGTAACGTTTTGGTGTTGCGATTATTTCTAACCAATCGCTGTCACAAAATTCTCGTTATTCTACGAAATAGGTTAGCCAGTCTAGGCTAACTTGGGCATCCTTTCCTCTTAGGAAACCTATCAGCCCTTCACCAAAGAGGCTGGACGCTACATCTCTAGGAATTGCATCATGAATTTCCATGGTGTTAGACCCATAGTTTCTTGACCTAATATCAATCTTTGTTGATAAGAGATCGACCTCATCCTTTTTAACAAATAGAGACAACAATTGTTTTGTGTCTCCCCAATTTATTGCCTGGAATGCTTTTATTGACCTGTCCATCTGGGCAAAATGTCCTGGATATAGTACTTTTTCAAAGAACGTTGCCCCGAACATATCTTCTCTCTCGAATCGAGAAATGTCACATTCCTCCTGTGCCTTGATTCTTTCGGGAACTTCAGTGCTATAGATGCGGGGTTTTTTGTAAATCTCCATTTTTCCTTCAAGAATCTTATTCAATCGCACAAACTCTTTTTCGATCCTTCGATTAGGAATTGGACTTTTTGTTCCTGCGCACAAGTGATTCCAATTGCACTCGAGGATCTCAGTCTGCTCCTCGCTTATTCTGCAGCTCTTGTTCGTTACCCTCCATTTTTGAACATTATTTGGGCTTAGAACATATCTAGTTTGTTTTAGATACCCCAGCCCAACTTTCTCGGGCTTTGGCGGCCTTTCAGGCTTGAGATTTGAGGGCTTTTCATCCTCAATCATAATTGACTTGTTAGCCAAGTCTTCGATGCTCTCGGGTCTTGCCAGTTTTGGCCATCCGTAAGGATTTTGCCTGGGAAtctttgcctttttcttttcactAGGCTCATAGGGCCTTGGTTGCCTTATCTGGCCTATAGCGATAAGCCTGGATGTGGCTTCCCTTTCCacaatttctttaaaattgtGAGGTAGCAGGAATCGTCCAGTTGCTTGTTCCTTTTTATCCTCAGCTTCTTTTGCCTGGAGTTTTGCTAACTCAACTTGAAGTTCTGCCGTCTTTAGCTCGACTTCGAGCTTCCGCTTCTGGGCGGATGTTGAGGAGGATGAGGTGTCCATGCTGGCCATTTCCTGCATTAATAAGCTAAAACATCAATATTTGGTATAATAGTATGATTTTCAGGAATTATTTCTCTAGTGAAATTATCTACAATCACATTTCGTGTTCCACTAATGTGTTCTATCTTCATCCATTAATGCGATcggataaatattttatctcGCTCATTTTTACCAGAGaatttattatctttttgtGGGTCTCTTTTTAAGAATCATATTACCGATAATGAATCTGTCCTTAAAGTAAATTCTTTTACTTgacaatataatttaaattctcTTAAGGCTAAAACAATTGCCCTAAGTTATTTATCAAAAGTTGACCATCTCTCCTTGCTTTCAGACCACACTCTGTTAGCGTATCTGATCACTTGTTCGATATGGTCATATGTACCGtcttcttttttcctttgtAAACATAGGACGGTTGACCAATATTTATCACTAGCGTCTGTATAGACGAATAGTTTATCATCTTCCCTCGGAAGTGTTACTGGTGATATATTTTGGCATAGTCTCTTAAGTTCTTGTACTGCCTTTGTATGTTCCTCATTCCAATTTCACGTTCCCTTTTGTCGGAGTAGTGGTTGGAGTAAGGACTTATATTGccctaatattaaaaaaataattaactaaaaattaaacggtacggaatttaggccatttgaaaaagtaaattaatattaatatttcattgaaaattgaatgaaaaaagaaatgaatttatttcgacaattaaattattataattatattaatcatattaatatttatgaaggaaaaaagaaaatggatatattaatatttcatgggaaatataattggcaattatatttttataactgtattacttattaattatatggaaatgaatattaaaatctttttatgaatgaaaaaggaaataaatattacacatgagaatcttttattaatattatgttactaatgttactaattggcacTGGAATCAGGTCAAATGGAAAaagagattaataataaaaattcactataaatataacatagctttccctatgcaaaaattagtaaacaccagatgaaatattagaaaaacaaatatgaacgaaaaagaaatggaaatgaatatattcatatttcactggaaatataatcgacaattatattataattataaatatataaattatttagaaggaaaaacaaaatgaatttattaatatttcattgaaaatatattcaaaaattatatttttataattatattacttttaatcatatggaaattaatattaaatttttatgaacgaaaaggaaatgaatattacacgggaatctgttattaattttttcttactaattggcaaggaatcaggccaattaattggcaattatcaggaaaaaggaatggaaagcaatattaattcttttgatgaaaggaaaaaCGAAATTAATATACTCAAaggaaaatggaatattatgaaaaatgaaatgaatatattaatatttcattgaaaatataacacaacttttccctacgaaaaaattagtaaccaccaaatgaatgattaggaaaaaattataaaggaaaaaggaatgtaaaataatattaattctttttatgacggaaaaaggaaatgaatatattcaaaaggaaatgaaatattaagaaaaatgaaatgaacatattaatatttcactggaaatataacacaactttctctacgaacaaattagtaaccaccaaatgaaatattaggaaaaatttaTGAAGGAATaaagaatggaaatgaatattaattttttatgaaggaaaatggaaatgaatatatttataaagaaatgaaatattaggaaaaacgaaatgaatatattaataaccTTTTCAAACTCCTGCTCCGCCTCAAGGGCACGAGCGATAGCGATCTCGTAAACCACATTAGTAACGTCAATACCACAAatcactgaaaatataacacagctttccatatgaaaaaattagtaaccaacaaatgaaatattaggaaaaaattatgaaggaaaaaggaatggaaatcaatattaattctttttatgaaagaaaaatgaaatgaatatatttaaaatgaaatgaaatattaggaaaaacgaaatgaatatattaatatttcactgaaaatatagcatagctttccctataaaagaattagtaaccaatAAATGAAATGTTaggaaaaattatgaaggaaaaaagaatgacaatcaataattctttttataaaggaaaaaggaaatgaatatattcaaaaggaaattaaaatattaggaaaaataaataaatatattaatatttcattggaaatataatcggcaattatattattataattatatgaattaaatattaattaattaattatattaattattaattatattaataaatactactccataataattaatatttattaactagaatgTTGAGCAATCctctcaccaactttagatgtccttgatcaaattaattagtacacgtgaaacatgaacactgcagaagatcgaacatatatatttaatatataataataataatttttgtatatacaaaTTGATATTCCTATtcacgaaaaataattaatttagtgtaattgactaataataattgcctaataattattatggtaattaagctaaatattggtcgttgaatttatttttatactccgtaataattaaatttaaattatttttcatttttccatattttttttgtaataatataattacttaagttatatgtagtattaaatatcgatctttttaagataattgtaaacaaacaagtcatatattattcaattaattgagtgatacttttgcactaatcttataatcaaataaatatacatgttcaaggttaaatttttttaaaaataattttcttcaattttattatctaaataaataaaaaaaatttatctgtgaaTTGCACAGGTAATTggataattatttgctctaattcaagcaaagaaagcatcagaaaacataaccaatccaaccaattttatcaattccataatattcgatgttataatttttataattgtatatcgatccaaatattcttaaaatattataacaaattcattccgtgcaacgcacgggagaaaatactagtatataataACGTTTACTTTCTTTTGGAATTATGTATAATTaggaatataattgaaatacTAAGGGTGCATTGCACTCTAATTCAATGAAAATAAGGGAATTGTAATTTGCGGAATCACAATTTTTTCCCaccaaaagaaaaagacaaaaacttgtgtgagaccgtctcatcgtgagacgggtcgggtcaatatgcaaatgtaatatttatatgcacaaatgtcatacttatatgctcaaatgtaatactaatcaggaataaaaattttgttacttataagggtaaatgtaatacttttaagggaaaatacaatacttttacgtttcgatttaaaagtattacatttgagcatataagtatgacatttgcacatataagtaacaaaaaattacttattatgaaaaatgtattactttttctcttataagtaagaaaaattgtattcttgattagtattatatttgatcatataagtatgacatttgcacatataagtatgacatttgcatgatgtttcgacccgacccgacccgactcacgaataaggatccgtgagacgatctcacacaagtgtgacccaaagaaaaataattacttGTTTTCAGAATTAAGTGAAGTTAGGTGAGAATATAGAATTATACTTTCTTCCAACCAAACGtccaataatattttaaaagttatgaagaaaagaagaagcaaaCAAAATAGACTAGACTAACTATTTTCACAAAGTCTTGGTCATGATATCCTCCAAAAGATACATTGTATTTTTGCTATGAAATTGTTGGAGGAGAAATAATGCATGCACATCGTACCGTGAAAATTTGGGAAGGAATTGTGCAACTTACTTTAATGCATATTTCTTTAGACACTGCACAATCAAAAGTACTTCAAAGTacctttgtttgtttttttttttttaatccaaatcTTTCATCTAATTTAAACAATATTAGTTTCTGAAGAATTCTTTTGTGATATCAGTTTATACTGCTAAATATTCTGAtctaataacaatattttactgttaagttttatatttaatttgtatttgatTTCTGCGCATATCAGGTGTTGGATTAAATTCCTTTACTACTACTAAAATTTTatcttaatattttataaattgtataattatgttTTGGTGGTTGTagtttttacatatatattactaattaaaataaatttgcaattttagcGGTAATAAGAATATCGCTGGCAAATAATGATAAGTCTTACAATTATTCATATTCATTAGCTTGAGTCTAAGTTCTAATGATTATTTATATCTCCAACCAAAAAGCTACTTAGATATTTCTGAAACACCCATGATTTGGTAGcatttgttttatactttttcaatcttTTCAGTCCAAAGAATTAATGTCCCAATTACGAGAGTTTGATTATTTGACCactcaattataataataacagaTGTATCATTATACTACAGAGTAGTTGGCAAAAGTAACGTAAGTTTAATATATTAAGTTGGTTAGTATAAATATtggttttctcaaaaaaaaaaaaaaacattggttTTGGTGTGAAACACATGATATGATGGTGTAGTAGACTAGACCAACGAAGTCTTGCATCCCTGGCGTAGTCAAGTTTACTTCTTATAGTATTTAGACAGAACATCAATAGTGCCTGCACGGACTTAATTCACTAGTTCAGTAAATAGTATTTAGAAGAAGAGATCAATGTTTGAATCTCGACATTGACAATATGAGCATTATGTTTAAAGCGGACATATCACCTGTACACACTGCATTTGATATGTCTGCTGAGTCATTGAGTCACTGTGATTTATATCTTTTCAAATGCTCTGTTTGacccaaaaaattaaaaccacAAATTGCACACCGTACCGTGAAAATTGGGCAAGTGCAACTTTAGTGCATATTTCTTTACACACTGCATAACCAAAATACTTCATATTACTCTTTTTTTATTGCAAATCTCTCAACTAATTTAAACAATATTAGTTTCCGAAGAATTCTTTTGTGATAGATATGATATCAGTTTATACTGCTAAATTATATTctgatttaataataatattttagtgttcaaatttattttttttcgtaTTTGAATTCTTTGCATATCAGGTGTTTGCTTAAATTCCTTTACTACTACTAAAATTGTATCTTAatgttttataaattatataattatattattattcatgtttatcttagtttgttggttagAATTAGTTTAACCTAGTCatcattattaataaaattaattctaaaatattgtaACAGCTAATTGTTGATTCTCGTGACCACAAAAGATGGGATGTTTTAAGTAAAACTAGATGTTaaggaattaactcataaatgataaatgtttgaaaaagaTATCTATAATTTGAATGCATGTGTAGTACAAGATATATTATTATAGgtaaatttatatgtatataattactataataatatgtgtgtattaataaattgtttttacataataataataatacaaaatattatgtttaaGTAGGATTTAGCATAAGAAGTGTGAAGCCTAACATAGGCTCCTTCTATATATATTGCTCCCATAAACAAAACTCTAAACACTTGTCAAAGATTATTATATTCACATTCAGCCCACCATGAAACATAATACTTGTAATATTATGCTGCTGCTTGTTTTTCTTCTATTCATTTGCAAATTTGAGTATTGTTACTCATATAATGCTAGCTGCATTGAAGTGGAACGAGTTGCTCTTCTCAGGTTCAAGAACAGCCTAATCGATACATCAAACCGTCTCTCTTCATGGACCGGTCTTGATTGTTGTGCATGGGAAGGAGTTTTTTGTGGCTCCGTAACTGGTCATGTTTGGAAGCTTGACTTACATAACCCAGTTACatatgatgaagatgatgattccAAAGGTAATTTCCCAAACTATTGCGACAACTGCTTGAGAGGTGAGATTAGTCATTCTCTAATCAACTTGACATATTTGAATTACCTTGATTTAAGCTTGAACATTTTCTCTGAGATCCAAATTCCtgaattcttgggatctttcaAAAACTTGAGGTATCTTAACTTGTCAAGCTCTGGTTTTGTGGGAAATATTCCCTTGCATCTTGGGAATCTTTCCAGGCTAGAGTATCTCGACCTTGGAAGGGCACCACGTGACATTCATTGGTGGGCTGTAAATAATGAGTTAGTTACGAATAACTTGGATTGGTTGGCCAACCTTTCTTCACTAAAAAGCCTTGACATGTCGACAGTTTTCATTCAATgaagtgaaaatttatttggCACAATCAATAAACTTGTATCTCTCTCTTCTTTAAACTTGCATTCCTGTAACCTTAACATTACCAACCCACAAGTCTTGGACAACTTTCAAACCTTGACACTTTATATATAACCAATAATTCCTTCCAGGGCATTCTCTCTGAATCACATTTTTCAAAACTTACCAATCTCAGAGTATTAGGAATATCTGAAAATTCATTATTTCTTAATGTAAGCTCCAATTGGGTTCCTCCTTTTCAATTGGAAGCGATTGTAATGGATTCAGTCAAAGTTGGCCCTCACTTTCCACAATAGCTTCGTACCCAAACAAAAGCTTATTCCCTATCCATGTCCAATTCAAGCATCTTAGATGATATCCCTGATTGGTTTGGAAATTTATTCTGGACTTCCAGTACTATAGATCTctctaaaaatgatattagagGAGAACTCCCATGAGTGTTGAAGGTCACATGAATGAATCAAAGCAAGGTAGTCTAGGGAGGATCTATCTTTCAGACAATCATTTGAGTGGTGAGATGTCAAAGTGGTTATGCGATTTAAAAGATCGTTGATATTTCTTCAAATAAGTTGTCTGGAGAAATACCTTCGTGCTTTGGAAAACTACAAGAGTTGGAATTTTTAGATTTGGGGAATAACCATTTATTTGGTCACATTCCAAGTTCATTGGGATCTCTCAGTAACCTCTTCTCTCTGCACTTGCAGAACAACAAATTTGAAGGGGGATTCCCTTCAAGCTTGCAAAATTTAGGAAGTTTGGTCACCTTAGATTTAAGTGAAAATGGATTAATGGATGTTATTCCCCCTTGGATCGAAGAAAACCTCTTAAGTTTGAAGTTtcttaattttaagaaaaataaattctttGGCGATATTCCATTTCAATTGTGTTTTCTGAAAGCTCTTCAGTTGTTGAACTTGGCAAATAACAATATATCTGGGCCTATCCCTCGGTGTTTCAACAACTTCACTGCAATGGTTAGTGACTCAGTAGATGGCTCTAGTATCTTCAACTCATCTTTTTATGAGGAAAACATTCATGAAGATATAAAAGGATTGAAATTGGAGTATACTAGAAACATTAGATTTCTTAATTCCATTGACCTTTCGGGGAATCATATCACTGGAGAGATCCCATTAGAAGTGATGAGTTTGCGTGCATTGAATAATCTAAATCTTTCTGGAAATTATTTGAGTGGGACTATCCCTCAAACAATTGGCAGTCTGAGCAAAATTGAATCTCTTGATTTGTCAAGGAATGCACTCTCCGGTCCCATTCTTCAAAGCTTATCATCTTTGAACTTTTTGAGCTATCTGAATCTATCATTTAACAAGTTATATGGAAGAATACCAGCGGGGCATCAACTCCAGACCCTCGATGATCCATCCATTTACATTGTGAACAAAGGACTTTGTGGTGTCCCGCTTTTGAAGAGTTGTCCTGGTGATGAGAAACCTTCATTTGTTAATCAACCTACAGAAACCAAATTAATAACCAATGATGATCATGAGTTTTTGATGTGGTTCTACACTGGTTTGGGACCTGGTTTCTTTGTTGGATTCATTGGAGTATTTTGTACTCTATTGTTCAAGACATCTTGGCGCTATGCATATTTCAAATGTCTGGAGATCACTTTCAACAAAGTGTTAAATGGCATTTCAGTTAAACGGAACAGGTTAATCTTCTCTCAAATGCTACTccttctgtcccattttatctgtctttgtttgttttctttatttctttttacttatttttaaatttgagtttttgtgtatagtacttttagtgtagtttttaaatatataaattttatatattaatactaaacttaatattataaaaatttgaattaaaaataacttcagccGAGCCTCGTTAttcgaaccagacacataaaataggacggagggagtatatatttttagtcaATATGAATTTAATGATTACATATACTATTGATGTTGAGCTTAAAAATTCTTCTACTCTCAAACCCAAATTAGTATAGgcaataactaaataaataaaaaagattgcTTTAGTCAATAATACAAATTCAATAAAGTTTTGTGTGATACCAATTGATTAAGGTAACTCTGCTACAATATACACCAAATAAATAGATTCCATTGTGCTTTTTTTCATGGAGAAAGTTGTATTATTCGAAAATGTGGCGTTTATATTAATGATGACGACTCTTATTTTATAACATATTTTGCAGGTAAGTCAGCAGTTGGGTGTTTATCGTATTTGTTGTTATGTTTTAGCTGTGGTCGTTATTTTAATTTGCTTATGTTGTGGTGTGGCTGCTTCAAACTTCTGAGATGCCCAGAAAGGCCAAAGATCAGAGAAGCTGCTATTTGTTGTAGTGTGT
Coding sequences within it:
- the LOC116010834 gene encoding receptor-like protein EIX1; its protein translation is MLLLVFLLFICKFEYCYSYNASCIEVERVALLRFKNSLIDTSNRLSSWTGLDCCAWEGVFCGSVTGHVWKLDLHNPVTYDEDDDSKGNFPNYCDNCLRGEISHSLINLTYLNYLDLSLNIFSEIQIPEFLGSFKNLRYLNLSSSGFVGNIPLHLGNLSRLEYLDLGRAPRDIHWWANNKFEGGFPSSLQNLGSLVTLDLSENGLMDVIPPWIEENLLSLKFLNFKKNKFFGDIPFQLCFLKALQLLNLANNNISGPIPRCFNNFTAMVSDSVDGSSIFNSSFYEENIHEDIKGLKLEYTRNIRFLNSIDLSGNHITGEIPLEVMSLRALNNLNLSGNYLSGTIPQTIGSLSKIESLDLSRNALSGPILQSLSSLNFLSYLNLSFNKLYGRIPAGHQLQTLDDPSIYIVNKGLCGVPLLKSCPGDEKPSFVNQPTETKLITNDDHEFLMWFYTGLGPGFFVGFIGVFCTLLFKTSWRYAYFKCLEITFNKVLNGISVKRNR